From the genome of Aspergillus oryzae RIB40 DNA, chromosome 4:
ACTCGGTACTACCAGAGCTACTATTCAACTAAacacacacagagagagagacagacagagggagagagagagagagagagagagagttcACAAACCGAACGATTATTTTCAGAATGAACAATGAGCAAGAAAACCGGACCCGAAGCAGCTCTAAACGCCCCAAGTGGGTAATGGAAAAATTGACCCGACCAGAGGCGGAATCCCATGCTAAGAGACATTACTTCATTGCCAAGTTTAAGCGCGACAAGCTAGGAGTTCCTCTCGATGCCCGTGATCATGCATACCTCACAGGGCCACCGATAGAAGTCGACGGGTATTTATCAAAGGATACAGAGTTATATGTGCAGGGGTATCGACATGATTATGACATCCTTGAGAAGCTCTAAGGAACGAGAAGGGATCCTCTTGACTTTTATATATGTTCGTATCCACCAACAGATAGATACATTGCTGTGATTGACATTGCATAGTTATGATGAATCAGAGGAAGGTTATCAATGATCATGCTACCGACGTTGCTTCGGCTCACCGTGTGTGCACGGCAAAGTATCATGAACGCTTTATCGCTCTTGTGGCTGCCGTGGAGGATCTTAGAGATATCCAGGCAAAAGATCCCTGCTTTTTGGAATACGAATATGAGTTTGATATGCCTCCCTCTTCTGGCTATTACAGTGATTCGAGCGACGCTGAGGAGAGCGGAGAGGACGGTGATGAACCTGCAAATTTCTATGGTAGTGACTTAGACTTCCAAGAGAAATGGCGAATTTATCATCTTAAAAGGAACAAGATTATGGGTCTTTGCCAGAGTCTGCATTTTGCCCGTGGTAAGGAGGTCAAATCAATCACATCCCCCTGAGACTAATTCATAGCAGAATTTAAATCCGATACATTGGTGCATATACAACTCTGCACAAAATGACAAGACCATGCGCAAGAAGTGGCGATTTGCAGGCCTATTTTAGATCCAAGCTATTTCCTCTCCACTTCGAGTCCCAATCCTCCCGATAGTCATGTTGGTACGTGGTGTGCAATAAATCGTCGACGCTATTTTTTCAATAACCCAGGCAGATTTAT
Proteins encoded in this window:
- a CDS encoding uncharacterized protein (predicted protein) gives rise to the protein MNQRKVINDHATDVASAHRVCTAKYHERFIALVAAVEDLRDIQAKDPCFLEYEYEFDMPPSSGYYSDSSDAEESGEDGDEPANFYGSDLDFQEKWRIYHLKRNKIMGLCQSLHFARDHAQEVAICRPILDPSYFLSTSSPNPPDSHVVTA